Genomic window (Lutra lutra chromosome 17, mLutLut1.2, whole genome shotgun sequence):
TGGGGCCTCCCGGAACCTTGAACCAGGGATTGACTCCTGAGCCCCTGTGCACCTCGGCCTGTGAAGCCCCATGCCCCTCTACCCAAGGCCCCTTGTCCCTTGGGTGCTCTTGAATTCTCCGACTGTCCTTCAGCAGAGGGTTCCCTCTGCCCTGGGGATGGCTTCTCACCCAGAGTGCTCCAGATCCTCCAAATACTCCCTAAGCTCTGACCCCCAGAGCACTCCCATTCCTCTCAAATGTTCCCACAGTGCTCCCTAaccccccagatgccccttgaCCCTCATGAGCACTCCCTGACCCCCTGAGTGCTCCCCATGAGTCCCACACGCTCCTAACCCCTGACCCTGTGTGCCCACAGTCTTTCCTATATCTGGGCTGGTACATGGTGATGTCCCTCCTGGGACACTACAACAACTTCTTCTTCGCTGCCCACCTCCTGGACATTGCCATGGGGGTCAAGACGCTGCGAACCATCCTCTCCTCCGTCACCCATAATGGAAAGCAGGTGTGTGGAGGACCTGACTGAGGGCTGTGAGCCTGGCGGGGATGAGCTGGTAGTCTGAGTAGGGGTGGatgagggggcagggctgggtggcTCCCATGAGGAGGGGTGAGGCTGGGTGGGCTGAGCTAGGGTGGGTGTGCGTGGTGGAACCGGGGAGGGAGGGCCACACTGGCTGACAGTtgcaggggtgggctggggggtgCCAGGGAAactgggcctggggaggggcaggctgagcatggagctgacagcaccccccccacctcaccccccacccccgtgcgtCCCCAGCTGGTGATGACCGTGGGCCTCCTGGCGGTGGTTGTCTACCTCTACACCGTGGTGGCCTTCAACTTCTTCCGCAAGTTCTACAACAAGAGTGAGGATGAGGACGAGCCTGACATGAAGTGTGACGATATGATGACGGTGAGCTACCTTACCTTAGCGCACTCGAGGGCCCTTAGCGCTCCCGTCTGTCAAGGAGGTTAATAGGAGAACTCACCTCGCAGATTTACTGTGGGGGCCTTTGAACGGCGCCAGACACACAGTCAGTGCTCAGTAAGCGTTCATTGCCTTTGTCGTGTTATTTgagcctttattatttttttttaaagattttatgtatttatttgacagagatttcaggtaggcagagaggcaggcagagagaggaagggaagcaggctccctgctgaccagagagcccgatttggggcttgatcctaagaccctgggatcatgacctgagccaaaggcacaggtcccactgagccacccagacacccctatttgAGCCTTTAAAGCTATTATTGTTGGAAAGGTCCTCATTCATCATGCCCCTGTCGCTCATGAGCCGTGAGATTTGGGGTGGTCTGCCCAACCTCCTCATGCTCTGGTGTCCTCCCCATAAAATACGTGTGTCATAACAGTGCCTCCAGCCAACGGCTGATTGTAGGACTCCATGGAGCTCCCTCAAAAGTCTTACAATGGCGCCTGGTGTGTATTAAGTATTATGTAGGTGTTAGCTACTCTCATCGTGATCTATGAAAGTTTCCCCCAGGGGCAGCTCTGTAGGTGGAGCGACTGACTAtgtggttcttgatctcagggttgtaagttcgagccccaggttgggtgtagaggttactgaaagaaagaaagaaagaaagaaagaaagaaagaaagaaagaaagaaaaaagaaaaatttcacccAAAGCATCAGCATGCCATGCTTGTTTATACGTTCTCTTTTATTCTGATAATGGTGGTCATGACCCAGACTGAGCTGCGCCTGTGGAGGCATGGGCTGCATTGGAGAAGAATGATCTCAGGGCTATTGCACAAGATGTCCTGTACTCTGGCGCCTTGCTCTCAGGACACAGTCCAGCCCCTCAGCGTGACATTTGAGGCCCCGCCAGACCTAGTCTTGCCACGCATAGCCCTGTTCCCACCACAGTCACCAGCCTGAACTCTTAACCGAGACACAGGGTTCTCTCACTTCCTGGGGACACAGAAAGAACAAGTGGAAAATCTTTCGCAAGTGTCAGGCATACTGTGCCCCGCTCCTCGCTCAGAACCTTCTTGTAGCTCTCTAATGCTATGTGATAAAATCAAATCCCTCTCCTTGGTTCACAACACCAGGGAAAAGCCAACGTTACCTGAGTCTAACCACAGTCTCTCTTGCGTTTTGCTCCCTGGCTGCCTGTCCTCTTTCGGTTCCCCTAAGACCATGTGTTTCCTCCCACCCAAACCCTTAGCATCTGACGTTCTCTCCTTCTTCCACCACAGGCCCCATGTCCACGCCCCTCTCTCACTTGACACATCACCTTTCAACTTAAGTGCTGCCTCCTACAGGAAGCCCTCCCCAACCATCAGCTGGCCTCatttctctccctgctcttgcttACTGGAGCTCTACTTTCTAGCCTCACTGAACCTCTTTCAGTTCCTCCTGGGAGCACAATGTATTCTTTGCTCCCCAGAGGTGACGTAACACATGtggttttctctgcctggaacactttcTCCCACCTAACACCTCCTTCAAGTTCCAGCTCTCACATGTCCCCTCTTTTAGGGAAGTCCAGCCTGATCACCCTGACTGAGTCAGGCTTTCGAAGCTTCAAAGCTTCCTGtgctccctctgtttctcccctgaTTGCCCTGTGCTTCCCCCTCCCTGGgtctgccccctctgcctgtgtcctccCTATCACAGCCATGATCACTCTGGCCTGTCACTATCTGATGCCATGTTTGTGagccctgggagggcagggccCAGAGCTGGCTCAGTCACTGCTGTGTCTGCCCGTCCCCTCAGTCCAGGGCCCTGGAGGTACTTGGAGAATGTCGGATGATAGAATGTATGACCAGTATGCTTGTCACCTCCCCCACAGTGTTACCTGTTTCACATGTACGTGGGTGTCCGAGCCGGTGGGGGCATCGGGGATGAGATTGAGGATCCAGCAGGCGATGAATATGAGCTGTACCGAGTGGTCTTCGAtatcaccttcttcttctttgtcatCGTCATCCTGCTGGCCATCATCCAGGGTCAGTGCTggtcagggttgtgagagtgGGGAGTGTCTCCTTTAAGAGTGTAGTCGACCTGGACTCatatcctggctctgcctcttcctACTGTGAGACTTTAGGCAAGtcacatctctgggcctcagtttctccatctgcaaatgAGGATATAAATGATCCTAACCTCATAGCGTTACTGTGAGAATTATTTCCTAGGTGTTTTGCtcataataagtgctcagtaaacactagGTGTTACTATCTTCAGGAAGCAGAGATAAGATgagggagatggggggtgggaggcaaggCTCAGAGGTAGGTAGCCCCAAGAGGGAGGAGTCTGGGCTGGGTCGGAGTTTGGGCACTGACTTGCACCTGCTGCACCTGCCGCGGTAGGTCTGATCATTGACGCTTTCGGCGAGCTCCGAGACCAACAAGAGCAAGTGAAGGAAGATATGGAGGTAGGTCGAGTCTGGGGGCGACCCAGAGGGAATCCGGACCCCCGGGCGGGGAGGGCGTTGAATGGGCCAGGATTCTGATGTCCCCCGCCACCCATAGACCAAGTGCTTCATCTGCGGGATCGGCAGCGATTACTTTGATACGACACCGCACGGGTTTGAGACCCACACGCTAGAGGAGCACAACCTGGCCAATTACATGTGAGCACGGGCCGGTTGGCCAatcagggtgggtgggtggggcgtGGCCACTGACTGTGAGGGGCGTGGTACTGAGCATCGGCCAGTTAGGCGTGGTATCGGGGGTGGGTGGCTTCCCAGCCAGCCAATCAGGAGAAAGTTAGGGTAATCCTGACCTATCTCTGCTGCCCTCCCGCCTCAGGTTTTTCCTGATGTATCTGATAAATAAGGACGAGACGGAACACACGGGCCAGGTAAGGGGGTGATAATGGGAGGACTGCGGGCAGGGACATGGAGTTGTAATAAAAGGTCAAGCAGCAGGTGGCAGTAAGAAGCGCATGTCGGCATGAGCATTTGAAGATGTGACCAATTCTTCCCCGTGCCCCAACTCTAGGAGTCTTATGTCTGGAAGATGTACCAAGAGAGATGTTGGGATTTCTTCCCAGCTGGCGATTGTTTCCGCAAGCAGTATGAGGACCAGCTTAGCTGAGACTCCCAGCTGGCCCTTCACCCCCCAACCTCAAGTGCCTTATTCTCATAAGTCCCTTAGCCCCCAAACCCTCCCCCGAAGGCAGCTGGGGGACGTGACCATGTACTGGAGAAGTAAAGTCTGTGCTATACCCCTGACATCACTGTGTTGGGTTCTTGACATTTTGGGGATGGTAGGTGGGTGGGCATCCAGGAATTccgccctcccttctccccttcagAAGAACACGATGACAGCAGAGGCTGGAGCCATGTTTATTGGGAGATAAGTGGGTGTCACAACCACTAAGTGTGTCCATTGGGGATGGGGGCGCAGGGCGTGGTTCCCAATACCCCGCCCCCAGGGACTCATTCCTGGATGTAGAGGTTGCTGGGGGCAGTGGGGTCATCTGCTGGGCGTGTCTCCACCACCACaggcctggggaaggaggagagaagtcagttcattcgttcatttgttcatccattcatctgcaaAGGAGCAACAGCGGTTTGCCAGCACAGTGCTGGGCTACCACAGCCACGGTCTCCGCCCTTGAGGACAGGAGACCAGTCTAGAAGGGGAGACCACCATGACCCAGTGAATTACATGAGTGCAAAACACCATGGAAACCTATCCCAAAGGGTCAGCCAAGGTGGCCCAAAGATggtggaggggctcctgggtggctcagttaggcgtctgccttcagctctggtcatgatctctgtcctgggatcaagccccgcattgggcttcctgttcagcggggagtctgcttctctctctctttctccctctgcccatccccactgttccttctctctctctctcaaataaataaatgaaatcttaaaaaagaaaaagaataaatggtgGAGCCTCAAAAAGGCTCAGGAGGGAACTTGGTGAAAGGTCAGGGAAGGGTGTTCTGGGCAGAGAACAACCTGGAAAAAAGCTCTGAGGTGGGAGAGAGCTTGGGACTTGGCTGCAGAAGTCAAAGTCTTGTGGGCTGTGGCCAGGACTGGGTATTTATCTTGAGGCCACAGGAGTTTTAAacggggaaggggggggggagggtgacGCAATGGAACTTAGATTTTAAAAGGCCTCTTGGCATGTCAAAAGGTCACCAGAGATCCTTGAAGGGGCTCTCACTGGTTAAATGTGGGAGGTCTTGTGCCTTGAagtaaataatgatagtaatagaTTATAACCCCCCCccagaataaaatggaaatccaCAAGGCTGTGctgaaatatacacacacacacacacagcggtGAAGGGACAGATTGCCCCACAGTAGCATACCAGCTAATAAGTGCAGAAATAGACATTCACCATTTAGTAACTATCCTCATAATATATTCAGGCAGAAATAACCAATAGATGTTAAAACCAGGAGGTGAAAGTCTGATGAGAAGCAGTAATATTTACACCCTCTCAAAAAATCACCCCAAAAGATACTTTAATACAAAAAGTgactttatagtggagaaaccgGGCTGACTCCACCCTACCCAAATGCTCAAAGATTGTCCAGTAATGGGACAAAGTGACGTGACCTCGTGATAGGATGCACTGAGAAGGGCACGCCACCACATCTGCAGTATTCCTGCTCGAAATGCTTAGCCTGAAAACCTCAAACCCAACTGAAGGACATTCTGGAAACAACCTTCCTGTACTCTTCAAAAGTATCAAGgtcctgaaaaacaaagaaagcccaaAGAATTGTCCCAGgctaaagaggaaagaaacctGACTCCTACTTGCAGCCTATCATCCAGAAAAAAAGGTAGTATTTTTTGGTTATAAAGAGTATCATcgggagacacctgggtggctcaggtcatcatccctgAGTCccgagatggagccctgagttgggctccccgctcagtggggagtctgcttctccctctggccctcaccttgctcgtgctctctctccttcactagctctcaaatacataaaatctttctttaaaaaaagcatcATTGGGGCAACTGGTGAGACCTGAATGGGTGTGTGGATTAGAAGGTAGGGCTATCCTGTGCTAGTTCCCTCATTTAGGCAGCTGCACTGTGGTCTGCACGAGGAGGTCTTTGCTTTGACTTAGGATGTCTCCTTCACACCCAAACAGTCagaaaaaattatacacatatgAAAGAGGAAGATCAAGCAaacatggtaaaaataaaaaacacacaaaacccctCCAAAAACAACCGAAAAGTTAACATCCGGGAAATCTGGATGAAGGAAGGGGATACAAggatttaaaactattttttaaatttatttttgcaacttctctgAGTCTAAAGTTTTGCCAAGataaacagtgaaaataaaaattaaaaaacaaaaatgtccccTTGGCTGCTGTCGGGGAGTGGACTATAAgcggcagagacagaagcagggagacctgGAGAGAGAATGTGCAGGCCAAAGACACAGGTGGCTAGAGACATCTCAAGACACCTGTCCACATTAGAGGCCCCCCTCCCAGGTTCTGTGTCCCCTTCCCCACGTCCATACCTGGGGGAGCCAAGCAGACGGAAGGTGAGAGTGGGGTCTCTCAGCTCCTGCAACAGCTGGGGAAAAGGTGTATATGTCAGTATGTAGAAGACTCTTCCCCTCTCAAAGAGAATGCAGGGGTGAGTGTCTCTGAACTTCTAGTCTTGGGTCCAGAAATAATCATTCTTGCTAACACCATTCACCAGCTCTGTGATCCACGCAACcaagttactttacctctctgtgcctcgatTACTAACCTGGGAAATCATAGGACCTTCCTGATGGGTGCTcgagaagatgaaataaaatacaaacatacaGGGGCAGCATCTGACACATAGTTCTATGAGCTaagtaccatttttcattccattttccaGCTGAGAAGGTGAAGTCAGTTGCTTAAAGTCAACCAGCCGGATTCCAACTCTGGCAGTCTGTTCATGCTTTTAACCGCCCGCATAACTCTCTAGTGagccccattttatagctgggagaccgaggctcagagagaagcagaatctctTGCACAAGATCACACAGTGGCCTGGAATGAGCTCTGGACCCGAGAGACCCTGGGGTATATAGAAGAGGACCTGAGACGGGAGGGAGCTTCCCCTGAGAGCCCCACACCCTGACTCAGTCCTCCCGGTCCATCTGGGGAACTGGAAGACccgcaggggaggggcagggttaTGGGAACGTTCAGATGGAGACGCTTACCTggtctgagcctggagcccacaCCTGCACTCCATGCTTCCAAAAGGCCTGGAGGCGACCCCCGACCATAGCTGGGAGGAAAGCAGAGCCCATTACACTTGGGTGTCACTGAGCATCCACTGGGAGCCCAGGGCCCTCCCATCCCTGCACCTACCCACAGCTTCCACTGCCTCAGTCATGGGGATCTCTGGAGTTCGAAGCCCCCGGACTGGGGCTCCCTCCGGGGTCACCAACTTCAGAGATCCTAGAAGAGGATAGAGAGCGGGTTTTAAGAGCGAGGCTAGGAAGGGCGGACTGCTGAGAGACTGAACAATAAATTCATTGAGAATCAAAGCAGGAGGCAGGCAAAGCCTAGACGGGTTCAGCAGCACAGGGTCTGCGAGGTGGAGATCCAGGAACagtggaggaaagagagggaggaggctccTTACCGTCCATCAACACCATCACCTTGTCTTCCTCTACCTGGGTCACCTGTACCGGTCCCCTGTGCTCTATTTGACAGGAGAAGTTCAAAAAGCCCATTCCTCTGGGTTCTGCCTTCCTCCGCTAGGCACCCCCTCCATTCCCAAGCCCCAGGCTAACTCCCGCCCATCACGAGGCCAGGCTGGTCCTCACGCTCACCAGCAGTACATTACATAGACCCACCGCTCTTCCCCTCGCCCAGGTTCAACCCCTTTCTCAACCACACCTCCGGGCTAAAGCACCGCCCAGCCGCCCAGCCCACCCCTCCCAGCACCCCCGCTCCCAGCGAGCCCGCCCTACTCACCTGTGCTCATCTCGCCCAGCCAGCAGGAGAGCGCGCCGAAGCGCACGGTGTGGAAGAGCACCGACTTCGCCGGCTGCCCCGGGCTCACGCCGATGCAGACGGCGGGCAGCTCGGAGCCTGGCCCCGTCAGTAGCGCGAACACTGGAAGGGGAGTCGGGAGCGGGAACAGCACCTGCTGCCGGGCGCACAGGGAGGGGCGGGCTCAGAggaggcgcggggcggggcctaCGAGGGGCGGAGCCTCGGGGGCGAGTCCGCAGGGGGCTTCCCAAGGATTGCCTGGGCTCTCGGTTTGGAGGGACGCCGTCTAGAAACTTCAGGGGGTGAGAGCCCAGAGGAGTGAGGTGGTGCCAACTTAGAAATGGACAAATGTGGCTTTAGAGTTGGCGTGTCTTCTGTTAGGGTCGTGCAGCCCTCATGACAGAAAGGCAAGGCCCCTAGAGGGCCAACCTCTAAAGGCAGCAAAGTCTCCTTGGACTCAAAggatctgggggggggggggtctccttgAAGACCCGAGGGCATGAACACAGGGCCTGTGGGTGAGAGGCGGAGCTTAAGGGTCAGGAAGCCCCCCGGAGGGTGAGCCTCCTGCGCCTTCCGCACGTGGGCGGGGCCTCGGGTGGAAGCGGGGCTTCTCGAAGCTCTAGGCAGAAGCAGAACGAGTGGGAGGCCCTAGCCACCGAACCTCACAGAGTCCCCAGCCTCTGCAGGCCCCCTACCCGGACCAGCAGGAACTTGTTCATGGGCTGGTACCACTGAAGCAGGACCACAGACGTCTCCAATGCCCCGCACAGGAACGGGCCCCCCGAGCTCGCACCCTCCGCTGTGGAGGTGGGTAGGGATGGGTTAGAGTCAATCCTCTACCCGCCCCCCCCAATCCCCGAAAAGGGCACACATCTCTCCCCGGACTCTGGACAGCCGGCCTTGGTCTTAACTCTCGGGTAGATGCAGcccaagccccgcccccgccccgccccgccccctttATGTCCACCCAGCTGGGATCTCTCTCACCCACGCAGCAAGCTCGGCACCCTTTGGTGTCCTGGATCTTGGTGGAGACCATGTTCTTCCTGCAGAAGAAGGGAGGCGTAAATGCAGAGGGACGGCAGGAAAGGGGGATCCCAGGGGTCTGTGGTGCCACTGGGGTTGGTACCTCGCCAATAGCCGATGGGGGCTAATGTGAGCGATAGGGCTTCCCGCTCTGGTCTCCTTCCGTTCCAGCAGGCCCAGGATGCTATGCGAATACAGGTGGGGGGTCTTTCCTGCAGTGTGGGTGTGtgtaggggggaagcaggctgttATAGGTCACCAGACACTCACCGTCCCTGTCCCTTCGCTTGGCCCCATCCCTTTGAAACTCCCAAGGCTCCAAGTCTCAGgcatttttgtttattcctttttcgctcgacatattttaaatgtgcaCCCTAGGCCAGGCACCCCGCTGGGCTCCGGTGAACAACTAATGAGTTAAATATGTTCCCTCTCCTCCTGAGCTTGGAGCCACATGTGAACCTATGGACACTTAACCAGTCAGATGAAGTGACACACATTGCTCAGTTTAAGAGGTAATTGATCTAGAAATTCTCCTAAAGGTGTCATCAAGCAGCCTCTTTGGCTTGGCGTTCCCTCATAGATTAGAAATTCTCttacacaaaatgtttttaaaacaacacaaaattttAACCTCTAACTCCTCACTTACTCTATTTTAGTAAAGAGTGgagaaaggtgttttttttttatatttcatttatgtatttcacagagagatcacaagcaggcagcggggggtgggggggaacaggctccccgctgagcagagagcccgaccctggggctcgatcctaggaccctgaggtcatgacctgagccaaaggcagaggcttaaccctttgagccacccaggcgcccctggagtaaGTTCTAATTGGCATCTGAACATGAAGGAAATGTAAAGACTCCCTGTAGAGCTCACCTCAAAACTGACTGGAGGTGGGACTACTGTGAACCCCATTGtacaggtagggaaactgaggctcgaggAGCAAGTCCCCCAGTGAAAAAGTGGCTGGGATTTTTAACTGTGGGCTCTGTGAAGGGGGAgcgtatgtttgtttgttttttttttttccagctgtgtCCATCTACCTCCCAACCCCCTGACTCTCAACGCTTTAACTTCtgaacccccctcctcccacccaaccCACAGCCAGACCTGAGAGAGACATGAGGACATTATTGATGGAGTACACCCAGGTAGTCCGGCTGGGAAAGAGCTGCAGAGAATGGAGGAGATAAGACCCCATAAGACCCCAGCAGCCCCCAACTCCAGCCCCTTACCCTTGGCCCCTCGGTTCTGTGCTCACCATCTCCAGTGTGGCCTCCTGATCATTCCGGTTCAAGATGAAAAtgccttcctctgcccccaggaGCAGGTGCTGGTCTGTGGGGACAGACACAAGGCCACTGGGACCTACCTCACCCTGGGgggcctccccaacccccacctgtCTGACCCCAAATACTGGCAGTCTGTCCCCCAGCCCTGACCCTCAGTTCTCTCTTACCCCCATACTGACACTcccagcctctgtttccccaAATGTGAACTCAAACCCTAACCCAGTCCCCTGAGCTGGTCTCATTCTCACCTACCTCTCATGCTTGGGCCCATACATACATCCTGCAAATCCTGACCCCCACCTCCTCACTTTTGACCCCAACATTAGTCATGCTTCCCCAAATAGTCCTCTGAGTTCGGTCCTTCTGTCTTCCCAGTTCTGGTCCCCAACTGCTAATTTGTCTCAACACTGATTCTCAAACTCCGGCCATCTGAAAGGTGGCTTTTTCTTTGTCCAATGTGCCTCCCTCAAATTCTAATGCTGTGTTTTCTTTAAtgagttttagcaatttttttaagattttatttttaagtaatctctacacccaacatagggctcaaacttacaaccctgagatcaagggccGCCTGCTCTACTGATggagccaatcaggtgccccaaatgctgTTTCTTTAACATTGACCCCTCACTGACCATGTCTCTTCATCCCCACACTCTTCCCTTTTTGTGTTCCCGTCCCCCAAACTCCCGAACCCCAAAATGTGGATCCCCAACCTACCATTAACCTCTCACTGAGGTTAATGGGGTCCAACTGTGCCCCATCTTAGACCCCAAACTCGGACCTTTCTGTTCTCTCTGACGTTCCTGGCCCCTAAACTCTTATTTTCCTAGTTTTCACCCTCAAATCACTTCACTCTACCTATCTCTGATCCGCAAACCCCAACTGTAACCCAGGTCTTTGGTTCTgcctcagctctgcccctcccctgttcctCCTGCCTCAGTGCCTCCCTTaaggcccctccccacccccctctgagAGCCCACCCTTGGTGGAGGGATGTGTCCAGGCGGCTGTGCTGTGGATGCGGAGCGGGCAACCATTGAACAACTTCACCAGAAGGGCACATCCCTAGGCAGGCCCCGGGAGCAGAGCAGCAGATCCAGcaaaaggagggaagggacaggaaggtgCAGTGGTTAAGACTCTGACCCAAGACAACCAGCACGCAAATCCCACCTCTGTCTCCCCAAAGCTTTATCACCTCTGCAAGCTATgcatccctctctgcctctgtttccccatctgtgaaatgggggacAACGCCTTTCTCTGGGATCCCTACCTACATCTGTGAAGGTTGACACCACACAAGGACATGAGGTCAGTGTCACCCCCGAGGCCGGGCTCACCGAGTCTCACCTCCCATCATTATCACTCTGCCCACCCTCAGGCATCCCAGCCCCATCCAGGGGTTGTGAATCCTCGGTACAGCCCGGCTCacccttctcttcattttttccttcttcggCGGTAACAATGGGGGCTGATCAGGCTCCGGGGGCGTTGGGTTCCAGAGTGAGGGTTCTGAGACAGGGTGGGGGGAAAATCAGCCCCCAAAGGCCCCCCTAgccccccacacacccctgcccacctcctgccccagcctgcccATTACCTGAATGGGCAGTTAGGTGGGGGCTGCGGGTGGCCAGGGGAGGCCCAAGGTGAGGGGTTCGGGGGGGAGGCCCACTGGCACAGCGGACCAGCACCCCCGGGCTCAGCTGTCCGTCATCCCCGGTGCCCCCGGGCCCCTCGTCTGATGGAGAACGGAACTTGGGCTATGGAGATTGAGGAGGAATGGGTGAAGGGACATGAGGAGATCCCCAAGAGAGGGTGCCCTGCCTCCTCCAGAACTAATGTTGGCCGTTGGTTGTGGCTCACCCTCCTCCCAGTGTCCTACTCCTGTCCCAGGCATCAGCCCTgacctctgtccccacccccacccaccaccaacacACGGCAGCAGTTAAAGGCTTAATGCCGAAGCGCTTTGTGCTGGGGGCTCCCAGGACCGGTGCCCATCTGGCTAAATACTTTGAATCCCACCCCCGGGTTCAAGGATGCTACTTCCAGATCCCAGTGTGCTCAGGATCCAGTCTCCCAGACTCCAGCCATAGAGGGCGCAGTATCCCAGCATCTAAGGACCCTGGTGCCCAGTACCCAGCTCCAGTGGGCCCAGGGCCTTAccttgggaggcaggggaggaggtgtggcctctgcaggggtggggctggaacACAAAGATGGGGTGAGTTGGTGGGGGGAGTTGTCGGTAACAAGGACTGGGGGTGGTGTGCGACTGGAGGGCTGAGGTCAGGGGGCCGGGGCTGACTGGGTCTGGGCTGGAGCTGAGGATTAGAGCCCTCAGAGGCTCGGTAATGCCAGATGGCAAGTGTGGCCAGTGCCTCCAGCCGGAATTTTGCGATGCTGATCATGGGAGCTGAGGGGCTGGGCACCGCCCATGAGCCCACTGCAACGGAGATGTGCAGAAGGGATGGGCGGGGGCAGGGCTGACTGTTTCCCTCCTCGGTCGGTGGTCTGGTGTGGGGCAAGTTCCCAGGGCGGGGAAGAGGCCGAGGAAGGCTGGGCTCTGAGGGTTCAGGCTGGCATCTGAGCAGCATCGGGGAGCTGGGGGGCCCCAGCCGCAGTGGAGGGTCCAGGGCTCAGCTGGGGTGGCGCCAGGGGTTGGCTTGCGGGGGGTAGAGTGGGAGCCGGGCCAGAGAGGAGGTGAAGGAGTATCAGGGGGTACCGGGGGAGACAGTATTAAGGGTCTAGTCAGGTGTCTGGGGATGAGTGGCGGAAGGCCAGCAGGGGCTGAGGTCAGGGTTGGGATGGAAGGGAGACAGCGGCTATAGGAGGATGGGGCGGGTGAGGGCTGGTGGGGCGAGGCCAGGCCTCTCTTACATGTCCACGTCA
Coding sequences:
- the MAP4K1 gene encoding mitogen-activated protein kinase kinase kinase kinase 1 — encoded protein: MDLVDPDIFNRDPRDHYDLLQRLGGGTYGEVFKARDKVTGDLVAVKMVKMEPDDDVSTLQKEILILKTCRHANIVAYHGSYLWLQKFWICMEFCGAGSLQDIYQVTGPLSELQISYVCREVLQGLAYLHSQKKIHRDIKGANILINDAGEVRLADFGISAQIGATLARRLSFIGTPYWMAPEVAAVALKGGYNELCDIWSLGITAIELAELQPPLFDVHPLRVLFLMTKSGYQPPRLKEKGKWSAAFHNFVKVTLTKNPKKRPGATKMLSHQLVSQPRLNRGLILDLLDKLRNPGKGAPVVEIEDEEPEVPPAVPRRIRSTHRASSLGIPDADCCRRHMEFRKLRAMESRPIAHTAHLQPPGDFRSSSPRRQLSESDDDYDDVDIPTPAEATPPPLPPKPKFRSPSDEGPGGTGDDGQLSPGVLVRCASGPPPRTPHLGPPLATRSPHLTAHSEPSLWNPTPPEPDQPPLLPPKKEKMKRRGCALLVKLFNGCPLRIHSTAAWTHPSTKDQHLLLGAEEGIFILNRNDQEATLEMLFPSRTTWVYSINNVLMSLSGKTPHLYSHSILGLLERKETRAGSPIAHISPHRLLARKNMVSTKIQDTKGCRACCVAEGASSGGPFLCGALETSVVLLQWYQPMNKFLLVRQVLFPLPTPLPVFALLTGPGSELPAVCIGVSPGQPAKSVLFHTVRFGALSCWLGEMSTEHRGPVQVTQVEEDKVMVLMDGSLKLVTPEGAPVRGLRTPEIPMTEAVEAVAMVGGRLQAFWKHGVQVWAPGSDQLLQELRDPTLTFRLLGSPRPVVVETRPADDPTAPSNLYIQE